One genomic segment of Danio aesculapii chromosome 15, fDanAes4.1, whole genome shotgun sequence includes these proteins:
- the taar12m gene encoding trace amine-associated receptor 4 yields MTANETEVYAENVFLCFPLRLDSCLSAQRLTAVKAAMYILMLLIIFLTVFGNLLVVVSISYFKHLQSPTHLIVQSLAACDCLLGSLVMPYSMVRSIEGCWYLGDTICKVHSSLDMTLSISSKMHLSLISMDRYWAICDPLMYKTRVTNYSITVFIMCAWLFAFVYSFSIVFSEVNLIGLELLVLQMSCLGSCVLLFNKPLALVCSVLTFFLPGAIMSSLYVKIFHVASKHAKVLSERVSVLEIKTQTYAQRERKAAKIVAIVVGAFLLCWLPFFVATALDPFLNFWTPADVFDALVWFGYFNSTCNPLIYGFFYPRFQKAFKILILRHVAPTNSASLVIQMFLKATGMKGF; encoded by the exons ATGACAGCAAACGAGACTGAGGTGTATGCTGAAAATGTGTTTCTCTGCTTTCCGCTTCGCCTGGACTCCTGCCTCAGTGCACAACGCCTCACTGCAGTGAAAGCGGCTATGTACATTTTAATGCTTCTCATTATTTTCCTGACAGTTTTCGGCAACCTGCTAGTCGTCGTCTCCATCTCGTACTTTAAACATCTCCAGTCTCCAACTCATCTGATCGTTCAGTCTCTGGCAGCATGCGACTGTCTCCTGGGATCGTTAGTCATGCCTTATAGTATGGTGCGATCTATTGAAGGGTGCTGGTATTTAGGAGACACTATTTGTAAGGTGCATTCTAGCTTAGATATGACTTTATCAATATCTTCCAAAATGCATCTGAGTTTAATATCCATGGACAGGTACTGGGCCATCTGTGACCCTTTAATGTACAAAACAAGAGTCACAAATTATAGCATAACTGTGTTTATTATGTGTGCATGGCTGTTTGCTTTTGTGTATAGCTTTTCCATTGTGTTTTCAGAGGTGAATCTGATAGGTCTTGAACTGCTCGTCTTACAAATGTCCTGTTTGGGAAGTTGTgtacttttatttaacaaacccttGGCTCTTGTTTGCTCAGTTCTGACATTTTTCCTCCCCGGTGCTATTATGAGCTCTCTGTATGTCAAGATCTTTCACGTTGCGAGCAAACACGCAAAGGTTTTATCAGAAAGAGTCTCTGTGTTGGAAATTAAGACCCAGACGTATGCGCAGAGAGAAAGGAAAGCAGCCAAAATAGTGGCCATTGTCGTAGGTGCTTTTTTGCTGTGCTGGCTGCCTTTTTTTGTCGCCACTGCTCTCGATCCCTTTCTCAATTTCTGGACTCCGGCTGATGTCTTTGATGCTTTGGTTTGGTTCGGATATTTTAATTCCACCTGTAACCCCTTGATATATGGCTTTTTTTATCCACGCTTTCAGAAGGCATTTAAAATCCTGAT TTTAAGACATGTTGCCCCCACAAATTCAGCATCTTTAGTCATTCAGATGTTTTTAAAAGCTACAG GGATGAAAGGCTTCTGA